In Blastopirellula sp. J2-11, a single genomic region encodes these proteins:
- a CDS encoding metal-sulfur cluster assembly factor — translation MAISEDSVREEIKKVIDPELFVNIVDLGLVYVIDVQPADEPEMSNVLIEMTMTSPACPAGPQLIGQTKQFVGQIEGVKEVEVKIVMEPPWTPDRMTEDARDQLGIF, via the coding sequence ATGGCGATTAGCGAAGATTCCGTACGCGAAGAAATCAAGAAAGTGATCGACCCCGAGTTGTTCGTCAACATCGTCGATCTCGGTCTGGTTTACGTCATCGATGTCCAACCGGCCGACGAACCAGAAATGTCGAACGTCTTGATCGAAATGACGATGACCAGCCCGGCCTGTCCCGCTGGCCCGCAACTGATTGGACAAACCAAGCAGTTTGTCGGTCAGATCGAAGGCGTCAAAGAGGTCGAAGTGAAGATCGTCATGGAACCGCCGTGGACGCCGGATCGCATGACGGAAGACGCGCGAGATCAGCTCGGCATCTTTTAG
- a CDS encoding non-heme iron oxygenase ferredoxin subunit, translating to MAEFVRVASVDAIADPGKSVFEVDDQVVVVFHVDGQFSCLDDVCTHDDGPLGEGRLEGGTIACPRHGAKFDIRTGAALSMPATRATVCHEVKVEDGAVWVRLRS from the coding sequence ATGGCTGAATTTGTACGTGTCGCGTCGGTGGATGCGATTGCGGATCCTGGCAAAAGCGTTTTTGAAGTCGACGATCAAGTCGTGGTGGTGTTTCATGTCGATGGGCAATTCTCTTGCCTGGATGATGTTTGCACGCACGACGATGGGCCCCTCGGCGAAGGCCGTTTGGAAGGGGGTACGATCGCCTGTCCGCGGCATGGAGCCAAGTTTGATATTCGCACCGGTGCGGCGCTCTCGATGCCCGCCACGCGAGCGACGGTTTGTCACGAAGTCAAAGTAGAAGACGGCGCCGTTTGGGTTCGGCTTCGCAGTTAG